In Antechinus flavipes isolate AdamAnt ecotype Samford, QLD, Australia chromosome 6, AdamAnt_v2, whole genome shotgun sequence, the sequence tcccccccatcccccccaGGCCCCCAGCTCCCCCCCATCACCCCTGGGGGCTCCAGCTCCCCCCCATCTCCCCCCCGGGGGCCCCAGCTCCCCCGGGTGCTCCCAGACAGGGGGGAGGCTTCCATTTGCTGCTGTCAGCAAGCCCGTCCCCTGTGGTGGGGCTGCACTGTTTTAGAGCTAAATTCTGATGTTCCccgggggtggggagagaaggagcCAGTTCTCTTGTTTCCAGGATGGGGGCAGGAGgcgggaggtgggggggggggagacagacGACGACAGCCTCCAAGGCTGAATCTTGGCCACGAATCCGCCTCCTGGGCCCTGAGACACCCCTCGCCCTCCCGCCTCCAGGGCCCCCCCCCAGAGGCCTCCAGTTGTGTCCCATTTCCTCCCATTTTGCCCCCTCCACGTGACATCCCAGATCTGGAGCCCCCACAGCTTCCTTTCGACCTTTGGCCTTCCCACCTGTGGGGATCTACCCGCCTGGCAAAGTCCAACCACGTGCCCCTTCCTCCAGGAAGCCTCCCGGGCTGCCCCaagcttttctccctccctgccccccgtACATTGTTTGCCCCTCTCCGGCCCCTCCGCTGTCTCCCCCTCCCATCATCCCCACCTCCAGGCGTCCACCCCATGAGTCACTAGGGCTGGAATCTGCTGAGTTCAGGCCACCCCACCCAGGCTGCCCACCCTCCTTCCTGCCCCGCCAAGGGCTCCTGCGCCCCTTTGTCCACCGCACATCCCCGTGCCCCGCGACCCCAAGGCTTCACAGGAGAAGGGACAACTGCCCCCCCCCGGCCCACCGGGTCTCTGGTGCGTCTGGATTTGCTCAGCAGCTGGGTGGGCGCCTCCCGTTCCCATCCTCCGTAGGCCGGGGCCGGGAGCCCAGGTCTGGGGAGGGGCCGGACAAAGAGATGACTCTGGGGGCTGGGGACAGACCGTCCCCCCCAGGCAAGGGCGGCTGCCCCGTGGGCCACGTGTCCCTCAGGCTGGAAGGGACCTGGAGGCCCCCAGTCCTGCTCCTTTAGGGGGGCCAGAAAGGGGGctttacacacactcacacacacacactctctcacactcacacactcacacacacactctcacactcacacacactcacactcacacactctcacacacacactcacacacactctcacactcacacactctcacacacacactcacacacactctcacactcacacactctcacacacacactcacacacactcacactcacacactctcacactcacacactctcacacacacacactcacacacacactcactcacactcacacacacactctcacactcacacactctcacactctcacacacacactcacacacactcacactcacacactctcacactcacacactctcacacacacacactcacacacacacactctctcacactcacacactcacacacactctcacactcacacacacactcacacacactctcacactcacacactctcacacacacactcacacacactctcacactcacacactctcacacacacactcacacacactcacactcacacactctcacactcacacactctcacacacacacactcacacacacactcactcacactctcacacacacactctcacactcacacactcacacactctcacacacacactcacacacactctcacactcacacactcacacactcacacactcacacacactctcacactcacactctcacacacactctcacacacacacacactcacacacacactcattcactcacacacactcacactcacacacactctcactcacactcactctcacacactcactcacacacacactcacacacactcattcactcacacactcacacacactctcactcacacagtcacactctcacactcacactctcacacacactctcacacacacactcacacacactctcactcacacacacacactcacactcacacacactctcactcacactcactctcacacactcactcacacacacactcacacacacacactcacacacacactcacactcacacacactctcacacacacacactcacacacacactcattcactcacacacactcacactcacacacactctcactcacactctcacacactcactcacacacacactcacacacactcattcactcacactctcacacacactctcactcacacagtcacactctcacactcacacacacactcattcactcacacacactcacacacactctcactcacactcactctcacacacacactcacacacactctcacacacacacacactcacacacacactcacacacacacactctcactcacacacacacacacactcacacacactctcacactcacacactctctcacacacacactctcacacactctctcacacacacactcacacacactctcacactcacacactctcacacacacacacactcacacacacacactctcactctcacacacacactcacacactcacacacacactcacacacacactcactctcacacacacacactcacacacactctcacacacacactctcacacactctctcacacacacactcacacacactctcacactcacacactctcacacacacacacactcacacacacacactctcactctcacacacacactctctcacacacacacactcacacacactcacacactcacactcacacactctcacacacacactcacacacactctcactctcacacacactctcacacactcacacacactctcacactctcacactcacacacactcacacactcacacacactctcacactcacacactctcacacacacacactcactcacactcacactcacacacgaCCGCCTTTCCCGGGAGGCCTctggtccccattttacagctgggaGCCTCGAGTCTGGCCATCAGTCATTCCAGGCCCCGCCCCTTCTCCTCTCCAGCCTCTGTGACTGTCCAGGACTTCTGTCCGCCTGACCTGGACCCTCAGGGCTCGTTCGTACATCTATTAgtcacctactgtgtgcagaggCCCCCGCTGTGTGCCGTGGGCAAACGCGTGGCTGAACCTGCTCCCCAGGAGTGGGCCCCACGGCCTCGGGCTTGGcgcctccctgagcctcagtttccccttcggTCTCCCAGCCCCCCGGGACCCCAGCTGGGGAGGCGCACTCAGTCCCGGCCGAGGCTCCTTCCGGGGAGGCCGCGTCTAAGCCGGTCCTGCGGGCGGGGGAGGCGAGCCCCGGACCCAGGAATAGCCCCAGAAGGTGGAGGCCGCCCCAGCAGTTCCCAGGCCCAGCCCGGAGAGGGAGGAAGTGTCCCCGgggccccgccccctccctctgccccctggGCCCAGCGGCCACAGCAGCTGTGTTTGCGGAGgagccccccccctccccccagtgacTGACGGAGCCGGGTTCCAGTCCCGGCTCTCACGGGGCCATTGGCTGAGTCCTCCGAGGCggctgtgggggagggggagatgccGGGGACGCCGCCACTTCCCTCTGAACCCCTGGTGCGCCCCCAGCCCCAGCCGAGGGCCCCCCCTCAGTTTGCTCGTCTGTCGGAAGGGTTGGCCTGGGCCCAACCTCTGAGCACGACGCAGGCTCCCCTCGGAGAAGCCTCTTGGGGCTCCCTTGGCCCCCGGTTGCCCAGAAGCCGCCCCAGCTCAGCGCgccccccccttccttcctctgctGGAGGATGGCGCAGGAGCGCCCTCTGGTGGCGCGAAGAGAGACCGAGGACGGCGCCCCGAGAGGGAGGGGGCCCTGGCTGGGTAAGGGAGGGGCCTGGGAGATCGGGGGCTTCCGGGGGAGCCAAGATGCAGGTGGCCACCGAGGAAGAGCAGAGAGGCGAGCTCTCccagctgggggaggggctgAGAAGCCGGGGTCTCCATCTAGCCCCTCCCCCCGGACGCCGGGGCCCAGCCCGAGTGACCCCCCCCCAAAGCCACAGACCCGAAGTGGAAGGGCCTGCAGTGAGCACGTGGCGTCGGCGGGGGAGCGCGCGACCCCCGGAGGCGCCCCTGTGGGCCAGGAGGGGGAGCCGCCCGGGGCGGGGGCCGTGCCCCTCGAGGGGAGACTTCCGAACACTCGGGGCTGCCGGACCCGAGGCCCTGGGGGAGGGAGCGAGCTCCCGGCGTGGCTCTCCAGGGACGGGCGGAAGTTTCGGGGGCGCCGCCTCTCGGACACTGGGCCGGCCCTTCCAGGCTTGCGGAGGCTTCCTGGACGTTCGCTGTCATTCTCCAGCCCCCTGGGAGGTTACTAAGGGTCATTGCCACCCCCAAGGAGGCAGGAGGAGCCGCTTGTCCAAAGTCACCGCCAACGACGTCGGACccgaatttgaacccagaacttgcTGGCTCCAAGTCCAGCCTCCTCATCTGCCCCTCCCTCGGGGTCATTGGGCGGGGGCCGTTTAAAGCTCCTGCGGAGAGGGGCTCTGAGGGGGCTGTTTCTGCAGCCGGGTCCGGCAGTGACCAGCAGGAAAGTCCAGAGGGGCCGCCCCTCCCCCACTCCGGCCTCTTCCATCCTCAGGGGGCGGGACTCCGCCCGACTGGGCCTCCCGAGGctaaggggggtggggggggaggggtcacCCCGGCGCGGaccactcccccccacccccccaaccccCGCCATGAGACGCCGGGACACACCGGATGGGGGTGGGGCGGCCGGAGCCTCCCCCTAGAACGGAGAGGGAGGCAGTGGGGGTGCACCTGAGGCTCCGAGCTCCGCCTGAGGTCGGGGCCTCCAGGACCCTCTCCTTGCCTGCGGACGGGAGGCAGAGAGGACGGAGCCTCCTGGGGCCCCACGGGGAGGCTGTGACTGGGAGGGCACCcgctgggggggggggctgcccAGTGCCTCCCACCCTCCTGAGCCTGCCAGGGCTGCCCCGCCAGTCACCGGGCCTCAGAGAGGGCCCAGCCTCGGACCCAATCCAACACTGGGCGGACCCGAAGTGGGCGTCCCTGGGCCGGCGGCTCCGGGCTCGGCCTTTCAGGTGCAGCTGCCCTTGGCCCCACCATGACCTTCTGCCCGAGGGGATCTGCCTGGGACCCTGGGGAGCGGCCCCCAGACCCCTCAGCATCCTGGGACCCCCCCCTTCCATCATCTGCCCAGAAGGGAAGCTCCTTGGGGCAGGCGCTGCCCCTTCTCTGCCTGGTCTGAGCTCGGCACGTGGTAAGTGCTTAGTAAGTGCTTTATTCATACATTTGTCCATTCATTCAGCAGCAACAGCAGCCTCAGCTCTCCAATCCCGGGAGGTCTCAGACCCAGCAAAGCCCCCAAGGCCATTTCCTCCCCCacatgggggggggggtcccCGGCCAGCCGCCCCTGGGCCAGCGTGGGCGTGGACTGGCCCTCGGAAGCCGGCTCTGGGTGGTCACTCCTCGGGGCCTCCCCCCGCTTCTGGCTCCTGCTCCTCGGGACCCCCAGGGGTCCCTCCGCCTCCCCCTGCTTCCGGTCCCTGTTCTTCGGGACCCCCGGGGGCTCCTCCACCTCCCCCCGCTTCCGGCCCCTGCTCCTGCTCCGGGTGGCCCGCTCCTGCCCCTTTGCCCTTCTCCTCCAgcctccctccacctccctcgGGGGTCACCCCCTGGGCCCCAGgagcctcctccctccccttgccTCCATCCTGCTCTCCCTCCACCCGCCGGTAGATGAGGTAGCCGGGGCCCGCCAGGTCATGGGGCAGGGTGTCGGGGGCCAGGCGGCGAGAGCCCTTCTCGTTGTGCAGGAAGAGGGCGAAGGCTTCGGGCCTGCTCACCCGGAACTTGGCGGCACAGAGCTGGCACAGCGTGGCCGCCGAGGAGCCCGGGGGCAGCGCCAGGGTCTTGGACGTGCAGCCGTTGGTGGGGTCCTGGTACGCCACCCGGAGGAGGTGCTGGGAAAGGCAGAGGGCCCAGGAGTCGGTCCCGATGCCGGGGGTGCCCACTTGGCTCCCAAGGGCACAGGCGGGTCCCGGGCCTCCCGAGCCTCAGCGTGTGCCCCCTGCTCTgagcccccctccccctcccccattcagtGGGAGCTTCCgcccttgggggggggggcagctacCTTGAAGTTCCCGGAGGGAGGGAGTCTCCGCTGCTCCCAGAGGCTGAGCGAGCGCCGGAGCTCCTGGGCCGGACTGAGGGGCCGCGCCCCGGCCTGGCCCAGACTCCCCAGCAGGGTCAGGCTGGCCATCAGGCTGGTGAGGCAGTAGCCGCCTAGGACAGGGAGGTCCGGGTGAGGCGGGGGCGGAGGCCGCGGGAGGGGGCTCAGTTCTGGGGGCTGCAGGGGGGCGGGGGTGCTCACCCTCCCCCGTGAGCAGGCCGGGCTCCAGCAGTTCCGCCATGTACTCGGCCTCGGGCAGCAGGTCCGGGAGGTCGCACTGGGCCAGGACAGCGCTAAGCAGGGGCAGGAACTCATCGGCGCCCGCGCTCTCCCCTGCGAGGGAGGGGCCCTTAGGGAGGCTGGgcctcccctcccctgcccccccccaGGGCTGGGGCGCCCGCCAGGGGCTTCTTGGGTCACACTCGCCCCGGGGACCCCGGGCTgcgccccctccctccccccgagTCCCTGGGCCACAGACAGCCGGCCCCCAGCCCGGTCCCTTCCACCCTTGGGGTTTTGGGGGGATCAGCGGGGCGCGCCCTCCCCTGCACCGTGTGGGCCTCCTCTGCAGCCAGACAGGGCCCACCCTGGGGACGCcaggggaaaccgaggcccagaggTTCTGGGGGGCTCCTGGCGGGGCCTCCGTCCCACCCCCCCCTCGCCGGCCCCGCCGGTACCTGCCCAGCTCCTCAGGGCCTCCGAGAGCAGCTTGCAGGCCTGCAGGAGCCGGGTGACCTTGGCCCTGGGAGAATAGCCCCCGAGCAGTTTCAGCAGCTTCTCCCGGATGCGCTCCATCTCCGGCGGGGAGGGGAGACCCAGGCAGTCCCCGAAGGCCCCGGGCCCCTGAGCCTTGGCCAGCCGCAGGCCCTCCTCCAGCCGGGCCCAGGAGCCGTCCGCGGCCAGGCGCAGCCGCAGGCGCGACAGCAGGAGGGGCCGCAGGGGCTTCAGCACCGAGCGCTGCAGGGCCTTCTCCACCACGAGCTCTGGGGGGCGAGAGGGGGCGTCGGGGGGGGGCGGAGAAGGGGGCCCATGCCCGGGGgcaaaggaagaggagggggcccgtgcgggggggggggggaaggaggaggagggggcccGCGCCCGGGggcaaaggaggaggagggggcccGCGCCCAGGGGCGGCTGATGTGGCACACAGGAGAAACCGAGGCTCAGCCAGGCTCCCTGGGCGCGGGGCCCTCAGGGGCTGGGGGTGGGCAAGGAGGAGAGCGGGGGAGgcgggctgggggtgggggaggggggcaggccCGGCACTCACCCAGGCGCTCCTCGGCCACCAGCTTCTCCTGGGCCAGCTCGGCCACCAGCAGGGCCTGGGCCCGGCTCAGCACCTCGCGCACCTGCTGCAGCTCCCGGGCCTCGGGCCCCGCTCGCACCCGGGTCAGCAAGTCCTGGACCAGCTGCCCAGGGAGGGTCCGTCGGTCCCGGGCCAGCTCGGCCACGGCCCGCGCCACCTGCCTCTCGGGCGCCAGCAGGGAGCACACGGCGTCGCTCATGGAGCGGAGCAGCCGGCGCCGCCGCCCCGGGCGGGGGGAGGAGGCCGGGCCCCCCGGGGGGCCCCCCTCGTCCTCCGAGGCGCTGGGGGAGCCGCTGTCCACCTCCcgcagagaggggaggggaggcgcGCCCAGGCCGGCGCTCCCCGGGACCCGATAGCCCCCCGAGCTGCCCCTCCTCAGGGGCCTGTGGGGGGGCGCGGCGCGAGCCTGGGCGGGGGGGCCCCCGGGGGGCAGCGGCACGGGGGGCGGGGGGGCGGCCGGGGGTGACAGCGGGCTGGAGGTCTCCGTGGACACCCGGACCTTGAAGCTCCTCTTGAACTTCTCGCGCTTGGCTGGGCCCAGATCCCCGGGGAACAGGGGGTTGAAGAAGCAGAGGGCGCCCCCGGTTCCCTGGTCCAGCTCCTCGGGGGACCGGGGCTTCAGGCGGGGAATCGGGGGGGCCGCAGCTGCTGGGCCCCCGGGGGCCCTGCTGTTCAGGGAAGAGTTCCAGAACTCTGGGGAGAAGAGGGGATTCGGGGGCGTGGGGGGCGTGAGCTTCGGCGCCCCCCTGGCACGGCCAGCCCCGCTCCCCTCGCCCCTCCGGGACACAGACGTCACGGGGATCAGGGGGGACAGAGGGTACGTACCCATCCCCAGGTGAGAGATGGCCTCCAGCTCCTTGTGGGTGGTGGCTCTGCGGATGGCCCTGGGCAGCTGGAGGGGGAGGAGCAGGACGtccctgggggaggagggggccgAGGGGTCAGGATcccggggagggggcgggggaggcAGCCCCCCtaactccctccccccaccccccgctcACCGGCTGTGGCAGTAGGCGGAGATGAGCTGGATCAGGTCTGGGAAGTGGAGCTCGGAGCCCTCCAGGGAGACAGCTGCCGGGGGGAGGGGGGTACGGGGGTACGGGGGTGTCACACTGGGCAGGAACAGTCCACTGACACGGACCCCCCCAGACTGGCCCGGCCCCCCCAATGACCCAGCCCCcacactgcccccccccccagactGGCCCATTCCGGGCAGCGGGCTCACCCTCGGGGCCCTCCCGGATGTCGTGGCTGGAGACAAAGGAAGGTCCCAGGGCCTCCGGGAGCCGGACACACAGGGCCTTGCACTGCCGGGTGTTGGATTTCCGAACCAGGAAAGTCTGTGGCGACGAGGGAGGCTCAGAGGCTGGGGCCGGCCTCCCCTCCCAGAGGCCCAGCCCCCCCCCAGCTCCCGGCCGCCCCCCCCCCAGCTCCCGGCCCCCCTCCCCGGGGCCCGCCCCCCAGCCCCGTCCCTCACCCCGGGGGGCTCTCTCTGCAGCACGTGGAGGGCGGCGGCGGCGTTGGCGCTGAGCTGGAGCCACACGGGCTGGGTGATCAGCAGCCGCTCCCACAGGCTCACTGGGCGCCCGGGGCCCCGGAACGGGCCCTCCTGCCGCCCCCCGGCCTCCGGGATGTCGTAGATGGGGTCTCTGGCTGGGCTGCGAAGACAGACGGGGTCCGAGGAATGGCtgcctcccccctttccccccccccccccccccccgagccTGGGAGCCGTTCTTCCCTCCCGGCTTCCCAGGTCCCTCGCCAGTTTCCTCCCCGTCCCATCTTCTCCCTCCAGGCTTGTGCAAGGGCACAGATACACACGCTCACACTCATGCACACAATCACtgacacaatcacacacacacacagacacacaatcactGACACaatcacagacacacacaatcACTCAGACACTCACACTCTGCTCTCCACACTCCCGAGTTCCCCAACTTTCCCGGGCGCGGGTACCTGGCGGGGGCGCCGGCCCCGGGGAGCTCCATGGGGGGCCCTGGGAGCCCCTCTCCGAGCTCTGGAGCTAAGGATCCAGGGCCGGGAGCGAAGGCGCAGTCACATTCCCGGTGAGTAACACTTCCTGGAGGGAGCTCAGCCCTGGCACACCCCAGCCTGTTAACTCCTCTCTGCCCACGGCCCCGCCGGCCCGCCCGGCACCAGCCGCCCCTGCGCCCGCGGGCCCCGCCTGCCCCACACCCCGGGATGCCGGGGACAGCGCCCCACGCGCCCGGGCTCAGGCATCCCTGCTCCCCGCCCCCGGGCCCGCCGCTGAAGGGGCCGCAGGCAGGAGCGGGTTAAGCCGGGCATCTGCCTCGGGCCCACGCAGGCCCCGGTGACTCACTCCCGGGCACCGTCTTGCCCATCCCGGCTCggcgccccctcccccaggcctGGAGTGCCCCCTCCCGGTCACGGGCTGGCTCCCCCCCAGCATCTCTTGCCTGTAGCTCTGGGGTTGCCATGGTGAGGCTGCATTTCCCCCCGCATCATTTCCATGGTAACTGCCCCCTTTCTGTGGGGGTGGTACTGACAgcgctggggggaggggggaaggctGCGTGTGAGGTCACCTGCGTCTGGCTCAGCCGGCCCTCTCCCCGCCCTCGGGCAGCCTCCTCTGGATCCCTGCCCAGGCGGCCGGCAGGTAGCTGCCGGGCCCCTGAAGGTGCGCCTCCGCTGGGGCCCCTGCCGGGTTCGGATGCTGCCGCTAGGGGGCGCGGAGGGTTGGGAGAAGCACCTACTGCGTCCCAGTCCCTCCTGAGGTGCTCTCCTCCCATTCAGCAGCTGCAGAAACCGAGGCAGCCCCAGATTGGAGGCCCTGCTCGGGGTCAGCCCTGAGCTTGACCTCGGGTCCCTCCGGGGCCCCAGCATGCACTGGGCTGAGGAGCTGATGGCTCCTAACCCTCCCCCACCCAACCTGTGAGTAATCCTGAGGGGAAGCCCCCCGACTGAGCTTCATCAGTCCAGCATAGGTAGAGGCCCCTCTGGGCCCCgcatctctcctccctcttcccccggTGCTGGGAGGGTGGGCACAGATACACACGAGTCAGGGCAGTTGTTTTAATTATTAAACTTTAATTGTCACCATGATTCTAAACCTCGGAACCCTGGGAAAAACTTGGGTTCCTTCGTTCTCACCCCAAAACGCGTCACTCCAAGGAACTGGCCCCGAGCCCCTGGCCGGGCGGCCTGAGCGGCCCTGGGGCTGGGGGCAAAAGCTGGCCGGCCCTGGGCCATTCTGAGAGTCTGGCTCTGGGTCAAAGCGACTGGACCCTCCACAGCCCCCACGTCCAGGGGCGTCCGCCCCACCTCTGGAGGCTAGATGGTGGAGGAAGGGGCGGCCCACGGGGTCATCTGGTGGCTGGAGGGCCCAGGAGCCCCAGGGGTCCAGTCGGGCCTTGGCCACAGCCCGGCTGCCCGTCGGGGGTTAAAGACTTGAGATCGGCTGTGGGCCGGGCGCCCGCCAGGTGGGCCTTGGGCAGGAGAGGGAGGCAAGTCCGCCCAGGCGTGTCTAGGCCGGACCAAGGCCCCAAAACCGCGCCCCTCCTTGCCAACGCTGCACCCGCACGCCCGCCCCGTGGGCCTTCTCTCAGTGGGATGGGCAGCCCTGCCCAGAGCCACTTCTGCTCTCACCCTCAGGTTTCCTCTTCTGTGGGGACACCGCCACCTTGGCCTGCGGAGGAGAAAAAGCGCTGTGCTCCCTTCCTGCCCCCTCCCAGTGCCCTGGCCCCCAACCTGTGATCCTTTCCCCTTCAGGGACTGGGGACCCGAGCCCAGCTAAGGCTCATCCAGGAAGCTGGCCCAAgaggtgggattcaaacccagagcCTGGACTCCCACCCTAGGCTTCCAGCATGAGCCACTGTCCAGTTTTAAAGGAAGCCCCAAGGGAGTCCCTGATgccgggggaggggagaggtaccCCCTTCCCCATGTAATGAGGTGCCTTCTGGGGGCAGCAGCGCCCGTGACGTCCGCCTTCTGGTCCCTGCCCTGGTCAAACTCTCTGGCCCTTGGATCTCCCTCCCGCTGTCTTGACCCTCTGGCTCAGCCCCCCAGTGccgggaggtgggggtggggtggccTTCAGCTCATGGCTGGGCCCCCTGCCCTAGCCCCGGACCCCTCACTGCTCGCTGCCCTATCCCCATGCTGCCGAGTGGTGCCTCTGGGCATCCCAAAATGGAGCTGAGCGGCCCCCTCAGGTCCCCCATTCCTCTCGCGCCTTTCTGGTTAAGGGGGGCCCTTCGCTGAGCATTCCCTCTTCCATCAGAGCCTCCCCCACTTCCCAGGGATCCAGTGGTCTCCTTCACGCACAGGATTCTGGGATCTGGCCACCCCAACTCACTCAGCAGAGCCCCTTGCCAGAGTgtgctccccccccccaacccagCATGGCCCCGGGCCACCTCCCTCTCAGCACCAGGAGCCCCCACAATCCTCCCTCTGAACCTTGGCCTCTTGGAGGCCCATCCCCCCATCTTTACTTCCTGGCTCCCCTCGGGTCTCAGCGCACGCTCTCCCTCAACTCCGGGCCCTTCTTTCCTTGTCCTGGGGAGCTGGTTCACTGTGAGCAGGTGGTCTCTCCCCCATTAGCCCAGGAGCTGCCCCCCACCCAGGGCATCATTCAGGAGACCGCTCATCTTCCTACCTTCTTAATGGCCGTCCAGTCCTCCAGAATATCCATGTCCTCCAGCATGTACACAATGTAAGGTCCTGGAAGGGCCCAGTTAAGGAAAGCAGAAGCGCTGCCAGCAGGGGGCTCTCTCCAGCTCCCCCGCCACCCGGAGCCCCCGGCCCTTCCAGCCTC encodes:
- the RIN1 gene encoding ras and Rab interactor 1 codes for the protein MELPGAGAPASPARDPIYDIPEAGGRQEGPFRGPGRPVSLWERLLITQPVWLQLSANAAAALHVLQREPPGTFLVRKSNTRQCKALCVRLPEALGPSFVSSHDIREGPEAVSLEGSELHFPDLIQLISAYCHSRDVLLLPLQLPRAIRRATTHKELEAISHLGMEFWNSSLNSRAPGGPAAAAPPIPRLKPRSPEELDQGTGGALCFFNPLFPGDLGPAKREKFKRSFKVRVSTETSSPLSPPAAPPPPVPLPPGGPPAQARAAPPHRPLRRGSSGGYRVPGSAGLGAPPLPSLREVDSGSPSASEDEGGPPGGPASSPRPGRRRRLLRSMSDAVCSLLAPERQVARAVAELARDRRTLPGQLVQDLLTRVRAGPEARELQQVREVLSRAQALLVAELAQEKLVAEERLELVVEKALQRSVLKPLRPLLLSRLRLRLAADGSWARLEEGLRLAKAQGPGAFGDCLGLPSPPEMERIREKLLKLLGGYSPRAKVTRLLQACKLLSEALRSWAGESAGADEFLPLLSAVLAQCDLPDLLPEAEYMAELLEPGLLTGEGGYCLTSLMASLTLLGSLGQAGARPLSPAQELRRSLSLWEQRRLPPSGNFKHLLRVAYQDPTNGCTSKTLALPPGSSAATLCQLCAAKFRVSRPEAFALFLHNEKGSRRLAPDTLPHDLAGPGYLIYRRVEGEQDGGKGREEAPGAQGVTPEGGGGRLEEKGKGAGAGHPEQEQGPEAGGGGGAPGGPEEQGPEAGGGGGTPGGPEEQEPEAGGGPEE